Genomic segment of Thermococcus sp.:
CGCGAAGGCCCCGTTGCCGTTAACCCTTCCGGAGAATATCACCTCACCGGTCTGAATGTCTCTCACCCTGAATTCTCCAATGCCAACGGCGTAGAGCTTTGCCGAGGAGGCCGAGGAGATGTAAACCGCCGTCGCCTGCCTGCTGGACAAGAAGGCGTTGTGGTAGTGGACGTCGCTGGGTTCGAGGCCCGACTGCAGACCCAGGCTCAGGAGTGAGACCAGCATGAGGGTGAGGAGGAGAACCCGAAAGAGCCTCATCTCACGTCCCTCCAGTTGCCGATAAGGAGGTAGAGCGCCGTGAGAACGAGGGCGGGGAGGAGCGATGCTTTGATGAACTCCCGGCCAAAGACCGGATCCATGCTCAGGGATATCGTGGCCCACATATAGTTGGTCAGTGCATCCCTCCACTTCAGGAGCCAGAACCACCCGGCGCCCAGGAACTCGGGGAGGTAGAGGAGCACGAAGCCGCCGAAGATCGAAACGTAGGTGTTGGGTGAGGCTATGGCAACCACTGCCGCGACCGAGACCATGAAGAGAAGGGCCGAGAGGTAGAAGAAAGCCATTGGGATGGTCTGGACCTTCAGCACCTCGATGACGGCTTTGGGGGTGTCCGCGAAGTGAAGGTAGAAGAGCAGCAGATGCACCGAGAAGACGAAGATGAAGAGCACCAGGAAAGCCGCCAGGAACTTGGCGAGGAGGATTCTAACCCTCGAAACCGGGAGGGAATAGACGGAAAGCGCGACCCCCTCGTCCCTTTCGAGCCTCACCGCCAGGGTGACGAGGAAGGGAACGAGGAGGGCCAGGAGGAGGTAGACGTCACCGGTGAACGCGTCGCGAAAAACGGAACCCAGTATATCAACCCCGTACGGCCCCTGGTGGGAGCTCGCACTCCAGGTCATGTAGTACCGCTTCATGACCAGTCCTATCAGAACCGCACCCCCGGAGGCCATCGCAAGGTTTAGGGGGGAGCGGAGCTCCCAGCGGAGGATTTCCCTCAACGCCTCCACCTCCAGAGGGCGAGAGCTACGAGGATTGCTGCCACTCCAACCGCCGCCGCTATGGCGGTCTTTGACGGCCCCTCGTCGGGGAGCTCAGCCGGCTTCGTGAAGTCGATGTTGGTCTCGGCTAAGACGAGGCCAAAGGGTGGCATCTTGTTGCTCTTCTGGATTTCATCTCTGTATTTCATTTGGAGGTATGTATCTGCTATAGATGTCCCAGACACTCCCATAATCTCCCACAGTGGGCTGAAGGGCATGAAAAGTGATATTACAAGACCGCTTGATCCATCATAGAAGAAAAGATCCTTTCCGGAGAGCCCAATATCACTAACGCTTATCATATTAGTTTGGGCCATATAGATCGGAGCGTTGAAGTCGCCATAATATGTGAGTATAGTGGAATTTATTTCCCGGACATCTTCAATTTTCAGACCTGAAAGTATCTCAAGCCCGGTCATGTTGGCCGGGTTTTCGGCCCAGAGGAAGTTCTTTCCCACAGGACTCCCGTTGACATAGATATCGCTCGTCTTCAGGTTGAGCTCAAAGGTTCCACTCCGAGTAAAGTTTTCAGGTATGTATGACTCATTGAATAAATAGCCTCTTCCTTCCGCTATTCCCAAAGCGGCCCTATAACGCTCCGTCTGCTCCATGTAACTGTCTTCACATACCGTGGCGTTTATTGTTTCAGACTCCACCGTTATGCACCCCCCGCCGGTGAAGTTGTATCTCTCTTGGTACCCTTGGAGCAACTCTCTGGCAATGTCTTCATCCAAAACATCCCACTTTTTCCTTGTGCACCTGAATCCTTGAAGCAGAACCCCTATCTGTGCCTTATCGTCGGTGACCTTGAGGACGCGCCACGTGAACTCAATTTGATGACAGTAAAAAACAATTGCTTCACTGTCTGAAATCTTAATTTTTATCAAATCCATTCCTTCTGGTTCTTTTGAGATATATTTTGCATAAATCCCTTCCTTGAACCAGTATGGGGTTGCATTAACTAGCAGGGTTGACTTTTGGAAAGAGAGGGTAACTATGACAATTAATATAATAATAGTTTTTTTGCTGACCCTAATCATCAACACCTCCCTAGTTCGTGATAATTTAGTTTAAGCAAGATATAAAAAATTGTAAAGTAACCACGTAATATATCATCCAGGAACCCAAGAAATTTCAGCATAGATTATACGTACATCATAGCACCATCCCTTTGTAGAAATCTGGGCTGAGAACCATGCTTTATGAAGTGTACTGACAGTAGATGGATCAAAACTGTATGTATATACTTCGCAAATCCCAGAGTCCCCAGCTCCTCCGTATACATTATACAAGAGGCCAGGGTTACTTTGACTTGCATATCCACTTATCCATGTATATAAGTCCCCTTGGGGTATTGAAAAGCTTCCAGTATCCCGTACTAACGGATCCGAAATCACTTGCGGCGCAATATCGCTGAGGTTAGTCGCTACCACAGCAGTCGCTGCAAAAATCAAAACACCAACCAAGACTAGAGCTAATACTCTCCTTGGCATCGCCCCCCCCCAACGGGGTTTTGCACTTAAAGTTACGTTGCTGTCATTTATTAGGCTTTCGGTGTTCTAAAGTTCACAGCAAACAACTTACAGGAGCAACAGTAGGCCCCAAAAATCCGGATAATCCAAAATACAAAGGAAGGTAAGAAGGCCGTCAGAAGTTGAAGTTTACATCCTTCATCAGCTGGTCGTAGAACTCCTCCTTGTATATCTCCGGGTAGCGCATGATGTAGTCGTACTGCTTCTTCAGGATGTTGTAGTGGTTGTGCTCCATGTCCGCGAGCATCTCAAGGATGAGGCGCGTGTTGTCGGTGGCGGCGTAGCCGGCTAACTCCTTGTAGAGCTTCTCGCTGACGACTTCTGCCTTCATGGCTATCTCGTAGACCTCGTCGATGTTGATGTCAGGCTTCTTAATAGCCTCCGCCATCTTCTCGGCGATGACCCTGAACTCACCCATGACGTCGATGTCTATCTTCTTAGGCTCTGTCCTGGTGCCCTCGAACTTCTCGGCCATCTTTTCTATTATCTCGCGGTGCTTGTCCTCTTCCCTCGCAAGAAACAGGAGCTCGTCGCGTATTATGTCGCTCTTGGTCATGGAGGCCAGCTTCTCGTAGGCCTCCCTGGCCCTAATCTCGGAGCTTATCGCTATCTCAAAAACCTCTTTGTCGGTT
This window contains:
- a CDS encoding ferritin family protein; this translates as MEITDKEVFEIAISSEIRAREAYEKLASMTKSDIIRDELLFLAREEDKHREIIEKMAEKFEGTRTEPKKIDIDVMGEFRVIAEKMAEAIKKPDINIDEVYEIAMKAEVVSEKLYKELAGYAATDNTRLILEMLADMEHNHYNILKKQYDYIMRYPEIYKEEFYDQLMKDVNFNF
- a CDS encoding ABC transporter permease, which gives rise to MREILRWELRSPLNLAMASGGAVLIGLVMKRYYMTWSASSHQGPYGVDILGSVFRDAFTGDVYLLLALLVPFLVTLAVRLERDEGVALSVYSLPVSRVRILLAKFLAAFLVLFIFVFSVHLLLFYLHFADTPKAVIEVLKVQTIPMAFFYLSALLFMVSVAAVVAIASPNTYVSIFGGFVLLYLPEFLGAGWFWLLKWRDALTNYMWATISLSMDPVFGREFIKASLLPALVLTALYLLIGNWRDVR